A DNA window from Pseudomonas sp. B21-056 contains the following coding sequences:
- the murI gene encoding glutamate racemase — translation MSEAPVGVLDSGVGGLSVLGEIRRLLPNESLLYVADCGHIPYGEKTPEYIRQRCSIIADFLLGHGAKALVVACNTATVAAVADLRRDFPHWPIVGMEPAVKPAAAATRSGIVGVLATTGTLQSAKFAALLDRFATDVRVVTQPCPGLVELIEAGDLYSPALHQLLQHYVDPLLAAGCDTLILGCTHYPFLRPLLKQMIPDHISLIDTGAAVARQLQRLLAERALLAEGPASETQFWSSADPAHLRNILPMLWHSSGVVQSFSL, via the coding sequence ATGAGTGAAGCGCCGGTCGGTGTGCTCGACTCGGGTGTCGGCGGGCTGTCGGTGCTGGGGGAAATCCGTCGGCTGCTGCCCAACGAATCGCTGCTGTACGTGGCTGATTGTGGGCATATTCCTTACGGCGAGAAAACGCCGGAATACATCCGACAGCGCTGCTCGATCATTGCCGATTTTCTCCTCGGTCACGGCGCCAAGGCGCTGGTGGTGGCTTGCAACACCGCGACGGTTGCAGCGGTGGCCGATTTGCGTCGCGATTTCCCCCACTGGCCTATCGTCGGCATGGAGCCGGCGGTCAAGCCGGCGGCCGCGGCTACCCGTAGCGGTATCGTCGGCGTACTGGCCACCACCGGCACTTTGCAAAGCGCCAAGTTCGCCGCCTTGCTCGACCGTTTCGCCACCGATGTGCGAGTCGTCACTCAGCCGTGTCCGGGACTGGTGGAGCTGATCGAGGCGGGTGACTTGTACAGTCCGGCGTTGCACCAGTTGTTGCAACATTACGTTGACCCGTTGCTGGCAGCCGGCTGCGATACGCTGATCCTGGGCTGCACGCACTATCCGTTCCTCCGACCATTGCTCAAGCAAATGATCCCGGACCACATCAGCCTGATCGACACCGGCGCAGCCGTGGCCCGGCAGCTTCAGCGCCTGCTGGCCGAACGGGCGTTGTTGGCCGAGGGGCCCGCCAGCGAAACTCAATTCTGGAGTAGCGCTGATCCGGCACATTTAAGAAATATCCTACCGATGCTGTGGCATTCGTCTGGCGTTGTGCAAAGCTTCAGTCTGTAA
- a CDS encoding YkgJ family cysteine cluster protein, with protein METIPLADLTTPTVTCSTCAACCCQLEVLLITDTGVPERFIAMDDWGGEVMLRLDDGWCAALDRDSMKCTIYEKRPLICREFEMGAPECIEERRGITTAYR; from the coding sequence ATGGAAACCATCCCTCTCGCTGACCTCACCACACCGACCGTTACGTGTTCAACGTGCGCGGCGTGCTGCTGCCAACTGGAAGTACTGCTGATCACCGACACCGGTGTACCGGAGCGTTTCATCGCCATGGACGATTGGGGCGGGGAAGTGATGCTGCGCCTCGATGATGGCTGGTGTGCGGCGCTGGATCGCGACAGCATGAAGTGCACCATCTACGAAAAACGCCCGCTGATCTGCCGGGAGTTCGAAATGGGCGCGCCGGAGTGCATTGAAGAACGCCGTGGGATTACGACGGCGTATCGCTAG
- a CDS encoding type III helper protein HopAK1: protein MSSINRNYNPTPQLHAQCVIALSDSPQQPGMKTGSNSNMIDFSPTQKMPGIPSPLNSFSSKAQFPETHTSLSTLGGDGGQLLHKLVAAISHALPWLFALLRGLQPQSSAHPQQSHREQAPPSSQPSSRSSTTSPATLPVTPEKAEKPFVVQHTHPSDKPVVLATHKSATPSAVPTPAVDKTDTTAKVTKPAPRAAHGQGADMSGMVGFAKESNTTGGNNGEVVTVNTVADLKKNLEDDTARTVRLGADLSADSKVTIKFGANKTLLGTDGGNSLHNIYLASGKTASNDIFQNLNFTHDSRYRENGDMQMFISSGQKYWIDHNTYSGTKDQNPKGLDKLLYVGGTADNVSLTNSKFQNNEYGVILGQPDDSAAAKAAYAGYPRMTIANNSFNNLDVRAPGLMRHGNFDVYNNLIDNFHLGFTATGDAHILSQANYFENGEDVAKRASNTGVLDDYGDAHFKDIGSNVSFNQKSPVTVWTPSYNRDVKTAEEAKAYDLANAGAKNVK, encoded by the coding sequence ATGAGCAGCATCAACAGGAACTACAATCCTACCCCCCAACTACATGCTCAGTGTGTCATCGCGCTATCTGACAGCCCCCAGCAGCCTGGTATGAAGACCGGCAGCAACAGCAACATGATTGACTTCAGCCCAACGCAAAAGATGCCTGGCATCCCATCGCCGCTCAATAGCTTCAGTTCCAAGGCTCAGTTTCCCGAGACACATACCTCTTTAAGTACGCTTGGCGGTGACGGCGGACAGTTACTGCACAAACTGGTGGCGGCTATCAGTCATGCCCTGCCGTGGTTGTTCGCTCTTTTGCGGGGGCTTCAACCGCAGAGCTCGGCACATCCCCAGCAGAGCCATCGCGAACAGGCTCCACCTTCCTCCCAGCCATCCTCGAGGTCTTCGACAACGTCACCTGCGACGCTGCCGGTAACACCCGAGAAGGCAGAAAAACCTTTTGTGGTGCAACACACTCACCCATCCGACAAGCCTGTGGTGCTGGCGACGCATAAATCGGCAACACCATCAGCCGTGCCCACGCCTGCTGTCGACAAAACCGATACGACGGCAAAAGTGACCAAACCTGCGCCTCGTGCCGCCCATGGTCAGGGTGCCGATATGTCCGGCATGGTGGGTTTCGCCAAAGAATCAAACACTACAGGGGGGAATAACGGCGAGGTGGTCACCGTCAATACCGTAGCGGACCTCAAGAAAAACCTGGAGGACGATACAGCCCGTACCGTGCGTCTCGGGGCTGACCTGTCTGCCGACAGTAAAGTGACGATAAAATTTGGTGCCAACAAAACCCTGCTGGGAACGGACGGCGGCAATAGCCTGCACAACATTTATCTGGCCAGTGGTAAAACCGCAAGCAACGATATTTTCCAGAACCTGAACTTCACCCACGACAGTCGTTACCGGGAAAACGGTGACATGCAGATGTTCATCAGCAGCGGTCAGAAGTACTGGATAGACCACAATACCTATTCCGGCACCAAGGATCAGAATCCCAAAGGGCTGGATAAACTGCTCTATGTCGGTGGAACGGCCGATAACGTCAGCCTGACCAATTCAAAGTTCCAGAACAATGAATATGGCGTGATCCTCGGCCAGCCGGACGACTCGGCGGCGGCGAAAGCTGCTTATGCGGGTTATCCACGCATGACCATCGCCAACAATTCGTTCAATAATCTCGATGTCCGGGCACCCGGCTTGATGCGCCATGGGAATTTTGACGTCTATAACAACCTGATCGACAACTTCCATCTGGGCTTCACCGCGACGGGCGATGCACACATCCTGTCGCAGGCTAACTATTTTGAGAACGGCGAGGACGTCGCCAAGAGAGCAAGTAATACAGGTGTACTGGATGACTACGGCGATGCTCACTTCAAGGACATCGGCAGCAACGTCAGTTTTAATCAGAAATCACCGGTCACCGTCTGGACGCCTAGCTATAACCGTGACGTAAAAACAGCGGAAGAAGCGAAGGCTTACGATTTGGCCAACGCCGGCGCAAAAAACGTGAAGTAG
- a CDS encoding SDR family NAD(P)-dependent oxidoreductase, with amino-acid sequence MGLRPPRRYWLTGAGNGVGASLAEAILETGANLAISSRLAQSCEALTTRYPGQVLTMPGDLTDGQTVRDIVDRIARQWGGLDTVILNAGTTEYVDGQFPDASLIEHIVRSNLLVASLCIETASPLLRTGTAPLLVGIISPATYLPPSHTEAGNGGMRYLLESARACENIDVTLVRPDFDSELGSLADFPATPGSADEAAAYILSQLVERPREVVLPVTALAALWPLPPLDQAIQADIDPCQASARSPIKGQP; translated from the coding sequence ATGGGCCTGAGACCACCACGGCGATATTGGCTGACGGGGGCTGGTAACGGAGTCGGCGCTTCGTTGGCCGAAGCGATACTCGAAACCGGGGCGAACCTGGCTATCAGTTCACGCTTGGCTCAATCATGCGAAGCCCTGACGACACGTTATCCAGGCCAGGTATTGACGATGCCCGGCGACTTGACCGACGGCCAGACGGTACGCGACATCGTCGATCGGATCGCTCGGCAGTGGGGGGGCCTGGACACGGTAATCCTGAACGCCGGCACCACGGAGTACGTCGACGGCCAGTTCCCCGACGCTTCACTCATCGAACACATCGTGCGCAGCAATCTGTTGGTCGCAAGCCTCTGCATCGAAACAGCTTCGCCATTGCTGCGCACCGGTACCGCGCCCCTGCTGGTGGGAATCATCAGCCCGGCAACGTACCTGCCACCGTCCCACACCGAGGCCGGTAACGGGGGAATGCGTTATCTGCTCGAATCGGCTCGCGCCTGCGAAAATATCGACGTAACCCTGGTTCGCCCGGACTTCGACAGCGAGCTTGGAAGCCTGGCGGACTTTCCGGCCACACCTGGGTCGGCAGACGAAGCGGCCGCCTACATCCTGAGCCAGCTGGTCGAACGTCCCCGTGAAGTAGTGCTCCCTGTCACGGCCCTGGCCGCGCTGTGGCCGTTACCGCCATTGGACCAGGCCATACAGGCGGACATCGATCCCTGCCAGGCAAGCGCCCGGTCACCGATCAAGGGTCAACCCTGA
- a CDS encoding acyloxyacyl hydrolase translates to MKYSFCLAVLAAALLGHTYTAQAAGVEFGVGQTSDSTMTYRLGMQFDWDKSWWQSDVGRLTGYWSGAYTYWEGDKSSSNQSLSFSPVFVYEFSGQNVRPYIEAGIGVALFDKTELEDNKLGTAFQFEDRIGFGLRFNGGHEVGIRATHYSNAGIKSDNDGVESYSLHYTMPL, encoded by the coding sequence ATGAAGTACTCATTCTGCTTGGCCGTACTTGCGGCTGCTTTGCTGGGGCACACCTACACCGCACAAGCGGCGGGTGTGGAGTTCGGGGTCGGCCAGACCAGTGACTCGACCATGACTTATCGTCTGGGGATGCAATTCGATTGGGACAAGAGCTGGTGGCAAAGCGACGTAGGCCGTTTGACCGGCTACTGGAGCGGTGCCTACACCTATTGGGAAGGGGACAAGTCGTCCAGTAACCAGAGCCTGTCGTTCTCGCCCGTCTTCGTTTATGAGTTTTCCGGCCAGAACGTAAGGCCTTACATCGAGGCCGGCATAGGCGTTGCGTTGTTCGACAAGACCGAACTGGAAGATAACAAGCTCGGTACCGCGTTCCAGTTCGAAGACCGCATCGGCTTCGGCCTGCGCTTCAATGGCGGACATGAAGTGGGCATTCGCGCCACTCACTACTCCAATGCGGGCATCAAGTCGGACAACGATGGCGTGGAAAGCTACTCCCTGCATTACACGATGCCGCTGTAA
- a CDS encoding molybdopterin-synthase adenylyltransferase MoeB, which produces MLNDQELLRYSRQILLQHVDIDGQLRLKQSRALIVGLGGLGAPVALYLAAAGVGELHLADFDTVDLTNLQRQIIHDTDSVGLSKVDSALRRLTAVNPEIRLVPHPTAMDEDSLAAAVAAVDLVLDCSDNFSTREAVNAACVAAGKPLVSGAAIRLEGQLSVFDPRRPESPCYHCLYGHGSEAELTCSEAGVLGPLVGLVGSLQALEALKLLVGFGEPLVGRLLLIDALGTRFRELRVKRDPGCSVCGGQHE; this is translated from the coding sequence GTGCTGAACGATCAGGAGCTGTTGCGCTACAGCCGGCAGATCCTGCTGCAGCATGTCGACATCGACGGCCAGCTGCGCCTCAAGCAGAGTCGTGCATTGATCGTCGGTCTCGGCGGCCTCGGTGCGCCGGTGGCGTTGTACCTGGCCGCCGCCGGCGTCGGTGAACTGCACCTGGCGGATTTCGACACGGTCGACCTGACCAACCTGCAACGCCAGATCATCCACGACACCGACAGCGTCGGCCTGAGCAAGGTCGATTCGGCCCTGCGTCGCCTCACGGCGGTCAATCCCGAGATTCGACTGGTGCCGCATCCGACGGCCATGGACGAGGACAGCCTGGCTGCGGCGGTCGCGGCGGTGGACCTGGTGCTGGACTGTTCCGATAATTTCTCGACGCGCGAAGCGGTCAACGCGGCGTGTGTCGCGGCGGGCAAGCCGTTGGTCAGCGGTGCGGCGATCCGTCTCGAGGGCCAGCTTTCGGTGTTCGATCCACGCCGTCCCGAGAGTCCTTGCTATCACTGCCTCTATGGCCATGGCAGCGAAGCCGAGTTGACCTGCAGCGAAGCCGGGGTGCTCGGGCCGTTGGTGGGCCTGGTGGGCAGCCTGCAAGCGCTTGAAGCCTTGAAGTTGCTGGTCGGTTTTGGTGAGCCGCTGGTGGGGCGCCTGTTGCTGATCGATGCCTTGGGCACACGGTTCCGCGAACTGCGGGTCAAGCGCGATCCGGGCTGCAGTGTCTGTGGCGGTCAACATGAGTGA